GTTATGGTTCCTCTATTATCTGTCCATGATCCTCTCGTCTGTGCAGTAAaacttatcattattttataaattaataacctcATTTAAATAACAACACTTTCTGGTCTCAATTCGGTTcaatttactaaattaataattttaccatatgcaaaagataataaaactaatttttataacttccattttctttcaattcaCTCATCAACATCGTCACATATTTGAAACATCTTTATCTTTtaaaaccaatgttttcagaaccggaccggtcattgaaccggaaaagttaccggttcacggttcactggtcggaccggtgatcgaaccgcggttgaaccggtgacgtcataaatatatatttttatatattattaaatttttttaaaaatataatttataatattatttttttatatttttattaatagattaaatataatttaaaataaaataattaaaattagatttttttttaataatgaaccttaacaaatttaaattaaatatatattatcaaatactATCATAGTCCAAATGTAGCATGCATTGAACTCAAGGCAcagttttgatttaataaaaattaagatgaattattaataattaataattatttatacgGAGGAATTCTCTCACCGGAGGCAAAGAAGCCCTTTTCAGTTTTCTCTGAAGGTGCCCTCCAGACGACACAATCCCTAAAAGTAAAAGGTAAAAAGCCCTactttcctctgccactctcaatcctcgcagttactaatctaatcatgtttttgattttttttctttgcaacccctgtttgattcccaagaaaatccatcccccatttgatttccgggaaaattcatcctcgtttgatttccgagaaaatccgttcaaaacccccaaggaaaaccaacaaaattgctattttttttgCTCCTTGTGTTTTccggatctgttctaggggtctctttgcttttatgctaatagatttaaatttcacaaaccctaacTCCACGATTTTTGAGAAATATCGCCAAAATTTTTCGATATTTCAAACACTGCCGGTGACAATGGGAGCAGCCGCGGGGAAGGGGGGTTGAGTGGCCGGCGACGGGGCTTTGCAGCGTTTCGGGGAAGGGCTTTCCAACGCGCGGGGGCTGCTGCCAGAGGGACGACGCTCCAGTGACCGGCGAACATGGGAACAGCCGCGCGAATGCtgggaggaaaaaaagaaaaaaaaaaaagattgattcGGACGGTTCGGAGGGAACCGACCGGTTCGTCCGGTTCGGCGGTCCGATCGCCGGTTCAGCTGGTTCGATTCCGGCTCAACCTCTTTACGGGCCAAATGGCTGGACCGGACCGGAATGGTGACCGGTCGACGGTCAGACcggtcggaccggccggtccggtccggtttttaaaacattgtttaaaacattaagttttgacaacattttatcttttaaaacattaaattttaataccACATATCTTCTTAATAGGCTTTTGATcttttatcattaataattatccTTTGCTTTTTGAAGTCTCTTAGATTTGTGTATCTTAAACTTTTTACCACatccattatttttaaatttataaatcattacaaattaaaaaatattcatttatcgaTAAATTAATAAGTTGTtcattttatgaataataatttctcttggtcctaaaaatactattttatgtATAGAAGTTTTACTATaatattatttcttcttttttacttaGGTTTGGTTGAGAATTGGGATTAGTCCTCAACCCCTAATTATCATTGGTGAATAGGAAAGCTATAACAGATGCCCTTTCTAAGAGCCGACTTCCTGTTGCTACTGCATCATCTCTATTTTATAACTTCTCAACTTATATGATCTTGGTTTTATTGTCATTCTTGTTGAAAATACTAATcccatttaaattcaaattacaaaattttaggAATCCGATAAATAGTAggaattattatttgtttagatatttttttattaattagaagtcctaatttaattatgaattagaGTTATAATGCAAGTAtgattagtttattataaatacAAGTATGTTATTATGTTGATTaaaagttgaataaaaaaaattattttagtaaaaaatgcTTCCAATACCCAATTGTGTGGCTTTCAACACATGGTACTAATTAAAGCTAAAAGATCAAGGAATGTGCAAGACCAGAACATTAGAACCAGAATATCAagaaatctatatatatatatatatatgatatccAGAAAGTTGTAATTTTGTTGGTGATTAATCATGATTGcatataataaatcaattcaGCAACAGCTCCCAAAATTCATAGGTAAGAATTTGGTGCattcaaatatgtgttttgtttAGTTTCAAGATTAATGTGATTTAATGAATAACAACCATCATGAAATCATTGACCCAAAGACATTGGTTTTTCTTTGATGCCAAATACAATATGGAATTAagttcaaaaatcaatttcaatttgcaCTCAATTAAATTGCATCACTGTTTATTTactccttaaaataaaaaataatgtattactcagaaagcccttaaaagcatgatattatgttaaaatatgagttttttaGTTTCACTATACTATCCCACTTTTGCAATGTGGTTTATTTAACTTGTTCACAACCGGGATGACTTAACTTGGTTATCGAGATGGATTTCCCATGGTGAGGGCACTAGTGAATCACAACATTGACTATTAGGTAGTCATAATTTCACTAAGCTATCATGTTGTATAGGGTTTCAACCTTGAGATGATATATTGAGCTAATACTTCGGTCTTCAGTGGTTTTAACTTATGGGTGACACCTTGAgatggtcatatattccttacGGATAGGGTCGTTGTTAATTAAAGCAAGTAACAATAAGTCTCAAGATAGGTACCatgatattttataagtttGAGACTGTGTGTCCCTTTGGATGATTCTAAGAACTTatgataatgaaatttgtgactACAAGAATTCCTTTAGTGGATTGTTGATAGATAATTCCTTATGTAAGTATTAGTCATTATAAGTTATTAAAATTGGCAACAATGACTTATGTGAGTCTTCTGAAACTTACCTTGATAGATGTTCAATTTGGGGAAAACAATATTGACATATGATAAGCTTAGCTTGATAGATATTCTTTAAGTCAAGGTTAGGTTTTATAAGCATATGGTGTATTTTATTAAGATAACTTGACatttaatttataagtcaaggaaaaaaaattattatctgtCAAGATTCTCTAATGTATATAAGGGGAAGCTTGGCTTGTCTTATTTCATTCTctcaaaaacccattttttacaCAACCTTTTAAAGTCTTTTTCAAAACCCTAGCTTTAGCAAGTTCAACCTTCCCTGCCTCAAGCATATTtggtttgtttttcatttattctccAAATTCGATACATAGAAAAGCCCCAAAAGCACGATTCAATCTTGCACATGAAATGTTTTGCCATTTATGGATGATGATTTTGGTTGAGTAAGCTTTTGGCTTATAGATCTTTATCTCATTGAGTTGGTTTGGTTGTTACGGTTTTAGAGTTTTAGATCTCAATGTATTAATGTGCGGATTTAGGGGACTTTTATATCATAAATGATGAATAGAAGAAACATTTTCAAGTTCTAAgtatttaaatagttaaaagACTGAAGTTTTAGAAAGACTAGAACATGGAGTTTAATATCGTTGTAGAATAGTGGATTTGTTTGGGTTTTGGATAATATTCATGGGGTCTTGAAGTTCTAGTCATGATAGGAATATGCAACGATGCAAAAGTAGTGTTGAATAATGGCAAGCTTGTAATGTGTACACTTGAACAATGTGAAACCCTGTAGAGTGTTTCATAAGTTCCAATAGCTAATTTGGGAACATTTGAATCTATTCAATATTGCCATCATGTCAAAGTTTGGCTTCATAATAAAAGGTTAGAGCTAAAAAAGTTTGTTactaataagaataatgatagaGTACTttagatgtttgtttttttttaagttcccttaaatatatttttttcatttttctttgaactattttttttttttttttgcagtaGAATTTATGAGTTTTACATCTCTTTTCTCTTAGGCAAGAGGAAAAGGTACGAACACCTAATTAAATTGGTCTTCCAGGCCTTTTTAAGGTGAATCTTATCATTCTTTGCCTTATTACCTATCATATAATCTTCTTCTAGAAATTTAGTATTGGTGCTAACAAATACCTTCTAGTCAATTGATTATAAAAGTAATAGCCTCTAGTTTCCTTTTTGGATAAACTACAAATTGATATACCTCTGATCTTGTTTCCAACTTATCTACTTTTCGTTCTAAGATATATGTATGACACCTCATATGTGAATATGTTGACTTGCTCTTAAACATGTGGATACTATATGCTTTGAACCAAATAGGCTTGCACAACTTTGAAATGGATCTACATGATTAAGAGAAGTCTATACATATATAACATTAGGAACTTTTTTTCCCTATccaatgtgagatatcacaattaCCCCGCATGCAAACACAACATCCTTGTGTCCTACAAGAGTGTGGGCCAAACAAATAGTCATCCCTTGCGAGGCTAAACAAACTATCACATCAAGTTTGGAGATCAATTccaataccatttgtaatgatcTACTCCTAACTATAGAGGCATTGTGCACTGTGAGTCCAATAGGCCTGCACAGCTTTAAAATACTTCTACATGGTTAAGAAAAGTCCATACATAAGAGACCTTTACTTGCATATGAACACCCTTTTGATCTTTGAGAATCTCTTTAGTCATCTTAAAAGAATTTGGTATAGTTGATTGCTCGGATTTTCGttgtttattggatcaaaacaaaatttataacctaattcactattctataacAATTTGTACtggatcaaaaagtggtttttagtacaaactactatagtatagtggtttttaggtattgtccacaaggatggattattcttggtaatcaAGGCTTGaatgaaaggagaagaaatgattaagatcaagtgaaaatgatttgacaATTCATGATTACAATTCAAAATGACAATGATCccaaattgagaggaaaatgaaatgcaaaatagaagaaaattaatagaaaatgaaattttcggAGTTAGGATCTTCTAGAAAACAATCTCTATGGTGAATAAATGTTatgatctaattttcatcaagttagattgaaaacctaaattttcatctaaactgatttttgatttagctttagatctagatctaatttctcctcaaattaggtcatttaatccaGGAGatcaattcaattcatcttaaattatcttccaatgattcacacaatgcaagtATTCAAtatcatcaaatctagcattaaaaatttgatgaatctacctagtttgcattATAGTAATCATTTatgataatttgaagagaaaaatcccaaaatttcaattaatcaatcaatgggatcaaattacctttgcaattcacGCTCATTTTTCTAactcaccatagatcttgcctctagatcctccctcctccgagaaaaacgagatttagccactcatgcttggagatttgatctcacaaggcatgtttggctagtaagaaaatgaagaaaaatagaaaattctatATAGAGAAAATCTggaaagttctacaattagaaaaatgtaaaaaagtTCTCAAATGAgtaaatcaagtttctatttataggccaaggtcaagtggacacttgacATCATCTAAAAGGTCTTCCGGAGGTTTCTTCACCAAGAAATCTGGAAAAAATGCAATTTCTCACGATTGTGTGAAGTGGAAAATTCATCAGCACCATTTTTGCCTTCTTAAAgcatttcgcatggtcatgcgaaatcagtTTTCACTTTTCCCCTTTGAGCTGCAACCAAAATCCtttctgtttcatttcgcaCGACTATGCGAATTTTCCGCATGTTCAtgcaaaattgaaaaacatagtttttcaactcatttttgtcatttctcccatttatttcttttgaatccACCTCAACCACTTTCAATTCAGCTCTAAAGGTTGGTCCAAGTGCATTGCCTCTTCCTCATCATCCACATTGTGTACCCTCCTCAATTCCATTTCTCTTTTGTCACttaatgcttcaaaaatcaccttaaaatatctccaaaactttACAAAAACCATTAGTATCTCTTGCAAGGGTAACAATGTATTACTTAGGCATATTagacataattactactcaaaagctatgaaactcatgagaattagtatctaaaatgtgtgatttttgagtagtaatcaatagtCTCTAAGATCATATAGACATTGGTGTTCATAACAGTACTCTTAAGGGTAGCTTGTTTAGCTAGCttacccttatcaccaaatattTTTGCAAACTAAAGAGAATATCCTAGATTGTGGCAAGAGACATGTACTGTTTATGCAACTCATTATCTAAAGACCCAAGTATGAGATATTTGGTCTTTTGATCCACTTTATGCCACCTTtgatatacttttttttttttttttggtagaatTGTGCATGAGAAATAGTTAGCTCTAAGAGTTATTATTTTAgcttttatattattgttaCTATATTGATATTACTTTCCAATCCATATAATTCGGTACTGAGAAATGTGCATTAAGTACTAAGAATTCAAGGAAAATAATAGTTAACAAATGTAGAGCTCTTAAGACTACATATCCTTTActaggtatcctagtatcataagagtCAAGCCTTCTTTAGGTAAGTCATGATCTTATTACTAGGTAAAGCTTTCTCATATTAATCTCTTTGCCTTAACCTTGGAAAGTTCTTAATCTAATATTaacataaattttaagtttagcCATCATGTTATCCAAGTTAGACTATTTTAGGTGATTTAAACATTTCATATCTAAGTGTTTAACtaagatccttgacatcaatgttaccaagtgaagagttctatttttagAATTGGTTGTGCCTACTATTAACACATCCAATCTTGTCCTTAAGAAAATCCACATCACTTGATTCCTTGGCTCAACCAACCATTGGTGTGGCGATGacccaaaatcaagatatgTTTTAAGATAATGAAAGTTCATATCCCTTGATTTCTTGGACCAACTcatctttaggatggtgatgACCCAaatcagaaaagaaaattaaattttgaaaattggattccataaagatattatttattaaattttatagtaGTGTATATTAAGGAAATGTACATGACACTactcatattttaattttcaagacattatttagtaaattttgGAGTAGTGTATATTAAGGAAATACACATGACACTACttaaattaaggaaataaatttatttattttggaatcaaatttaataaataatatacaCTACTCATACATGATAGGAttccaaaattaatttccttAGTATGTGTGACACTACTCCAACTCATTTTTATGTAAAACATATCATATACAAAATATACATGTAttcaacatgaaaaatataaaaaggaaattaaaataatttctcattGCCTTAGGGATCTTGTCACGactttaataaatttcatgGGATCTAAAAATCCAAAGTTACCAAAATACCCCTAACAAAATTAAGGTtggtgaaaataaaaattttaaaaatctagaaaacaAATCAACACTAGTTATCGCTGGAGGGAGCACTCAAGCACCTTCAAATACCGCTTAAACCACTCAAATGCTAATCTAAGCACTCAAGTGGTGTCACTTCATACTCCATatcaaaaactcattttttttttctttaaattatttttcaaaaactcatttttttcacCATGGATTTTGTCCTTTAACTTGTCAGATGTTATAAAATGTTTGAAGCTTTAACAATGGGCCTTTTAAGATCTATTATTCTCTCTTTGAGATCTCTAtagtgtagggacccctccccctgatgacacgtggtgCGCCTCGCtgtccggagcaactccatccggactCCCCTtagaggacacgtggcgcgctcccttatccggactccctcaagAATAATCACACGGCACTCGCGAACGTCACATCTGGACGATaacatatcctatccggatatgttgtccggatcatttaCTAAAGTAAGCgtgccttgctacgtcattccgacagcctgacacaacccacgttccgccgcctgtagagcgaaaggacaggaatgatggcaagtcacctcccacgatctctgacagccgcccgtagggtgatgatgaccctgccaccacctagagacatcatgacgagccaaaaagtctccccaccattaaagaggagGGCAGAGCTTTTGGCACTATATATAAGGACAttcacacaaggaggaaggtaagcttgcgATACCTAGAAAAAGGCCAACTGCTTAATCTTTCTagccatggctgacaaaaccatcggagggtgtgtccggacaccatgtccggacatcttttgtagGGACAACTGAACCAGAACTCCATCTTGGTTGAAAGCGTGCGTCCATTtggcagctacgtggatcaTCGGGACGCAaggcctcaacattggcgccgtctgtgggaagTTCACTGATTCAGTCACCGGCAAAGATGGTCACACCTTCCAGAAGCCGCCCGTCTGCTAGGGGGAGGAAGATAATTCTGAATGGCGCCAAGCCATCGAGAGAAGACACTTGGCAAGCGAGCGACAAATGCAAGCTCTCCTCCAAGAGACAGCAAgattaagagaagaaaacatTGTGTTGCGTATCCAGGCTTCATCGACGGGGCCTCCCCGTAGTCAGCGTTCAAAAGGCCAGGTAGCAAACTCAAGGCCTGACCCAGAGTTGATATACCCTGGGACAGCATGAGCAATCCCTGAAACCTGCAACGTTAGGCCACAAGGGCGACACACGCCTATACCCCAAACTCCCCTGGAGGAAAGCTCGGACTTTACTCGTCTCTCGTCAAAGAGACAACGCGACAAAAGACCCCAATTGTCGGGTACGATGCGCTCGAGACTAGGCCCACAGGAGCTTGGGAGGCCAAGGGCGCCAGTAGCCACAACCTGGGGAGCGTACCCTGACCCTATGGTCACCCCTATGGTGCAGAACGTTCCCCCGTACCAAGCGGTACGGCAAGTTGGGAGAAACCTCCCAAACGAGCCACCTGTTGGCTCCATCAGCAAAAGGCTggacgacatgctctccacgcctttctgCTCTCATATTATTCATTACGAGCCCCCAAGGGGATTCCTCATACCTAAATTCTCCACGTACGATGGGTCCAGCGACCCcttcgaccatatcatgcattatcgacAACTCATGACTCTCGATATAGGAAATGACCCGCTGCTATGCAAAGTATTCCCCGCCAGCCTACACGGGCAGGCCCTCTCATGGTTTCACCGCCTATCTCCCAACTCTGTTGATAATTTCAGGGACTTGTCGGAAGCCTTCGTGGGACAATACTTATGCTCCGCTCGGCAAAAGCAGAACATCAGCActctgcaaaacataaaaatgcaggATAACGAATCCTTGAGGGAGTTCGTGAAGCGGTTTGGTCAGGCCGTGCTACAGGTAGAGGCTTACAACATGGATGTTGTCCTATAGATCTTCAAGCGAAGCATCTGTCCAGGCACCCCACTTTTCGAATCATTCGCTAAGAAGCCTCCTACGACAATGGACGACTTGTTCCGGCGTGCGAGCAAATACTCAATGCTCGAAGATGACGTGCGAGCAGCCACCCAGCAAATCTTGGTTACCGGACAGGCATCTAGAAGTGGTGCCAAACTTCCGGACCGGCTAAGGCCGTCCGATCGAAGGCAGGAAGGGCCAAGTCGTCCGGAACTGCCACCCCTCACACCCCTTTCCATATCCTATGAGAAGTTTCTCCCTATGATCCAAGACATGTCCGACTTCAGGTGGCCTGGACCCCTCAGAACGGACCCATCCAAAAGGGATCATAGCAAAAAGTGCGTCTACCATAAGGAACATGGTCACACAACGAAAACGTGCAGGAGCCTCCATTGTTTGGTCGAAAGGCTTATAAAGGTGGGACATTTGAAGCAATACCTCCGCTCAGATGCCGGAGGTAGAGACGCTTCCCGAAATCACAACTCTGGAGCCCTTAGGGCTCCAGCCGCCCCCAAAGCCATTATAAACTATATTAATAGAGGCCCATTCGACGAGGAGTACGACTCCAAACGAAAGAGACAGAGGTTGTTGCGGGCAGCATCGGTGCGTGAGCGTGTCAACTCCATCCGGCTTGGGATAACTGGGAGTGCCCTCACCCCATAGATGGGACAATCGTTTTCCCACCAGTAGACCCCACACGGATATTGTAGCTGCACCGTGACGCCTTCATTCTGTCCCTGGAGATAGGAGACTTCGATGTGAGACGCATCCTAGTCGACCCGGGCAGCTCGACCGATCTTGTGCAAGCATCGGTAATTTGCCACATGGGGCGCGATCTCACAAGCCTCGAAAACCCTTGGCGAATCTTGTCCGGATTCAACGGAGCGGCAACTACCTCCTTGGGAGATATTGTACTGTCGGTCCAAGCTGGCCCAGTCACTCTCAATGTACAATTTTCGGTGGTACAAGatttatcacccttcaatgTCATCTTGGGGCGCACATGGCTGCACTACATGAAAGTCATCCCCTCCACGTATCATCAAATGGTAAGCTTTCTTACCGAGGATGGGCAAATCGACCTGTACGGCAGCCTGTTAGCCGCTCGTCAATGCTACCAGATAGCACGAGAAGCAGGGACCAGCCATGAGGATAAACCCCTCCCTGAGTCCACCCATGCACTTAACCAATAGCAATTATTGAGTCCGGCGGACAAAGATCCTCCGGCAGCGGATCCCTTGCAGGCGATCCAAATTTCGGAAGAAGGTACTCACCTTACATATATCAGTTCCCTCCTGACGCCAGAAGAGACCCGGAACATTCAGAACGCCCTCCGACAAAGCCATGACGTCTTCGCATGGGCGCAttctgatatgaagggaattcaTCCCTCCGTCGTCTCTCATAGGCTTAACGTCCTGCCAACAGCAAGACCCGTCCGACAGAGGGTTAGACGTTTTCACCCGGACAGGCAAAAGATTATCCGGGATGAGATTGACAAGTTGCTGGAAGCCGGATTCATTAGAGAAGTTGAGTACCCggactggttggcaaatgtGGTGGTGGTACCCAAAAAGAAAGGCAAATGGTGGGTGTGCGTCGAttacaccaacctcaataatgcatgcccaaaagacagtttccctTTGCCACGGATAAATCAAATTGTGGACTCCACTGCTGGGCAAGGGATGCTCTCCTTCTTGGACGCCTTCTccggataccaccaaatccccatgtcCCCAACTGACGAAGAAAAGACAGCCTTCA
The window above is part of the Vitis riparia cultivar Riparia Gloire de Montpellier isolate 1030 chromosome 12, EGFV_Vit.rip_1.0, whole genome shotgun sequence genome. Proteins encoded here:
- the LOC117926126 gene encoding uncharacterized protein LOC117926126, with the protein product MDDLFRRASKYSMLEDDVRAATQQILVTGQASRSGAKLPDRLRPSDRRQEGPSRPELPPLTPLSISYEKFLPMIQDMSDFRWPGPLRTDPSKRDHSKKCVYHKEHGHTTKTCRSLHCLVERLIKVGHLKQYLRSDAGGRDASRNHNSGALRAPAAPKAIINYINRGPFDEEYDSKRKRQRLLRAASVRERVNSIRLGITGSALTP